One genomic region from Salvia hispanica cultivar TCC Black 2014 chromosome 2, UniMelb_Shisp_WGS_1.0, whole genome shotgun sequence encodes:
- the LOC125206833 gene encoding uncharacterized protein LOC125206833, with protein MASGSGSGSGNGSGSGVGGSSAVDWRQIVRDELRAVTSREINRALQAAMQQQQQPSVPRPIRRRTTIPRDRIAAHHRLYADYFAPEPRFGDNLFRRRFRMSHPLFLRIVGALERRYEYFRMQEDAVGKPDHTPVQKCTAAIRQLAYGGAADMFDEYLHIGESIAHECLEFFCAGVREIFGDTYLWKPIPQDCQELMTMHGSRHGFPGMLGSIDCMHWKGRTAPPYGKGCRQLVSRASISRLSLRRVVGSNNDFNVLQSSPLFNDQELGVSPTVNFDANDNQHNMSYYLPDEIYPMWPVFVKTTRCAIEDRKKYFADRQEAARKDVERVFGVLQSRWAVVKGPSRLWHMEGIVDVMYACTIMHNMIVEYEGPTLTDWFSDDDDGAGPSHGVATPSGRMGVPHEGADRVRAYADMRQRPAHIRLQNDLIEELWLRRGRR; from the exons ATGGCAAGTGGTAGTGGAAGTGGCAGTGGAAAtggtagtggtagtggtgTGGGTGGTAGCAGTGCTGTTGACTGGCGCCAGATCGTTAGGGATGAGCTGCGGGCCGTTACGTCTAGAGAGATAAATCGGGCATTACAAGCGGCCATGCAGCAACAGCAACAGCCGTCGGTACCTCGACCCATCCGTCGTCGAACTACAATACCTCGGGACCGCATCGCTGCACACCATCGATTGTACGCAGACTACTTTGCTCCGGAGCCGCGGTTTGGGGACAACTTATTCCGCCGGCGTTTTAGGATGAGTCATCCACTGTTTCTTCGTATCGTTGGCGCTTTAGAGCGTCGATACGAATATTTCAGGATGCAAGAGGATGCGGTTGGTAAACCCGACCACACGCCCGTTCAGAAGTGCACTGCCGCAATCAGGCAGCTAGCATACGGAGGTGCGGctgacatgttcgacgagtacctccacatcggcgAGTCGATTGCCCACGAATGTCTGGAGTTTTTTTGTGCCGGCGTTAGGGAGATATTCGGGGATACCTATCTTTGGAAGCCTATCCCCCAAGACTGCCAGGAGCTGATGACTATGCACGGGAGTCGGCACGGGTTTCCGGGAATGTTGGGGAGCATAGACTGTATGCATTGGAAAGGAAGAACTGCCCCTCCGTATGGAAAGGGTTGTAGACAACTGGTTTCAAGAGCAAGCATCTCACGATTGTCCTTGAGGCG AGTAGTCGGTTCGAACAACGACTTCAATGTCCTACAGTCGTCCCCTCTTTTCAACGACCAAGAACTTGGTGTTAGTCCGACTGTCAATTTCGACGCCAACGACAACCAGCACAACATGAGCTACTATTTACCGGATGAGATTTATCCTATGTGGCCCGTCTTCGTGAAGACGACCAGATGCGCAATAGAAGATAGGAAGAAATATTTTGCGGATCGTCAGGAGGcagcgcgcaaggatgtggagcgggtgtttggtgtgctccagagtCGATGGGCGGTTGTGAAGGGTCCATCGCGGTTGTGGCATATGGAAGGCATCGTTGATGTCATGTACGCATGTactatcatgcacaacatgattgtcgaatATGAAGGTCCGACACTCACTGATTGGTTCAGTGACGATGATGATggtgccggtccaagccacggtgTGGCCACCCCCAGTGGACGTATGGGGGTACCCCATGAAGGGGCCGATCGGGTGCGTGCgtatgccgacatgcgccaacgACCAGCCCATATTCGACTCCAAAacgatttaattgaagagctTTGGTTGCGTCGGGGTCGTCGTTGA